In Calliopsis andreniformis isolate RMS-2024a chromosome 6, iyCalAndr_principal, whole genome shotgun sequence, a single genomic region encodes these proteins:
- the LOC143180116 gene encoding uncharacterized protein LOC143180116, whose protein sequence is MSRHRRHAEDFTDSLNSLPYTSNSDIYSDACYSMSQDSLDEVKATKSHKFNDATRSSKHSIILAGSSTKNSLILNTPNSFVTPMEPAPDLNKRIDLFQSENLREQHQSNVEFTCSHKEIVNKENSDPQFVMADKQLENEISKTMKKNLTSPILKKNPVLPATITSTFNTMSESSKRDTNHNINNNNSDVHSTSEESTHKLTKELELVSSSTDINKDTYISDNHSKNKQTSDELKKFESILYFLDNQLNQIKEVSQPQQILKNLSDKYVDSPENFTERLLTIIEESVINNDDDVYGNSAINLSRLTTEFKKMCKFIEDEATPEWPLSPLCTPPCSEQTLANFASNKSASTIVHKNEKSATTFMNATSLPSTPLSGTDIIKRRFFQKISKHNYSGSTDNVTNFSPSVSGMDSFERLEIQCKRLFPEENECFHPLRKSLSVPSLLSMSQIQNICEDQMASLNISNINNEKHKKKTVVSNSNLLDMPLQQSSLANKLDLNCAKLHLRNSNFKKNFQQKNLSYSKTKSIKSNKEFDSNKLNVNKMYDYMAFDPDELEKTLLQDIAEKRKRCLDTARLITEINADPVVIEDKSSTISSMSTTGNESSSLSYDEAQFLKTLTSCRNYKTYLEKKKPLFKFLCESSPLSTPKSMLKDNEDIHSTYKRINNSKKESLIVQKSPRLNGNIVTPNVQPCNRYKSSLSKKKDEKNKENVECIKPKLFVTPGKSPPNANYKKKKLFFPSMNSPRKNTPEHILKSPHAEGLYRLNYNTIISPVGMYIRGTDLQLIKNVHAKRDDQLLSSAKKDIKTTPYRSSKETPLSKGITKTQKKISRKIELSSPLETNRGSKQEVITPKTPEITSTPKSHFVLPKVSYKLPLHVKTIKENNTFKTGTRVKKLLEAAESRVVIRHQGRTNSIKKKETMGTSESSDIVEINYEPEDESIHVEQAATKTNYIHKQKTFNLQYN, encoded by the exons ATGAGTCGACATCGAAGACATGCTGAGGATTTTACGGATTCGTTGAACAGTTTGC CATACACAAGTAACTCAGACATTTATTCTGATGCGTGTTATTCCATGTCTCAAGACAGTTTGGATGAAGTTAAAGCAACAAAAAGCCACAAGTTTAATGATGCTACACGGAGTAGTAAACATTCCATTATTCTAGCAGGCAGCTCTACAAAAAATTCTCTTATATTAAATACACCTAATTCATTTGTTACACCAATGGAACCTGCACCAGATTTGAATAAACGTATAGATTTATTTCAAAGTGAAAATTTAAGAGAACAACATCAAAGTAATGTTGAGTTCACATGTTCACACAAAGAAATTGTTAATAAGGAAAATAGTGATCCACAATTTGTAATGGCAGATAAACAATTGGAGAATGAGATTTCCAAAACAATGAAGAAAAACTTAACATCACCCATATTAAAAAAAAACCCTGTTTTACCTGCAACTATCACATCAACATTTAATACAATGAGTGAAAGTTCAAAGAGAGATACTAATCATAACATAAACAACAATAACTCTGATGTACATTCTACATCAGAAGAAAGCACACACAAGTTAACGAAAGAATTAGAACTTGTTTCTTCATCAACTGATATAAATAAGGATACATAtattagcgataaccatagtaaaAATAAACAAACATCTGATGAATTAAAGAAATTTGAAAGTATCCTCTATTTTCTGGATAATCAGCTTAATCAAATAAAAGAAGTGTCACAGCCACAACAGATTTTGAAAAATCTATCTGACAAATATGTTGATTCTCCTGAAAACTTCACTGAAAGATTATTAACCATCATTGAAGAATCTGTTATTAACAATGATGATGATGTTTATGGTAATTCTGCAATAAATTTAAGCAGATTAACAACAGAGTTTAAAAAAATGTGCAAATTTATTGAAGATGAAGCTACTCCTGAATGGCCCCTTTCTCCATTGTGTACACCTCCATGCTCAGAACAAACTCTTGCTAATTTTGCATCTAATAAATCTGCTTCCACCATTGTTCATAAAAATGAGAAATCAGCAACTACATTCATGAATGCAACAAGTTTACCTAGTACACCTTTGTCTGGTACAGATATAATTAAAAGGAGATTCTTTCAAAAAATTTCGAAACATAATTATAGTGGCAGTACTGATAATGTAACTAATTTTTCACCAAGTGTATCTGGTATGGACTCTTTTGAACGTTTGGAAATTCAGTGTAAGAGATTATTCCCTGAAGAAAATGAATGTTTTCATCCTTTACGTAAAAGTTTGTCAGTTCCTTCTTTGTTAAGCATGAGTCAAATTCAAAACATTTGTGAAGACCAAATGGCTTCattaaatatttctaatattaaTAATGAGAAGCATAAGAAAAAGACAGTTGTAAGCAATTCTAATTTACTAGATATGCCTTTACAACAAAGTTCTCTAGCAAACAAGTTAGACTTAAACTGTGCAAAATTGCATTTAAGGAActctaattttaaaaaaaactTTCAACAGAAAAACTTATCATATTCTAAAACAAAATCTATTAAAAGTAACAAAGAGTTTGATTCTAATAAATTAAACGTTAATAAAATGTACGATTATATGGCTTTTGATCCAGATGAATTGGAAAAAACACTTTTACAAGATATAGCCGAGAAAAGAAAGAGATGTCTTGATACGGCAAGACTTATCACAGAAATCAATGCAGATCCTGTAGTAATAGAAGATAAATCTTCAACAATATCGTCTATGTCTACTACAGGCAATGAATCCAGTTCATTGTCTTACGATGAAGCTCAATTTCTAAAAACACTGACCTCTTGTAGAAACTATAAAACATATCTAGAAAAAAAGAAACCTCTTTTTAAGTTTCTTTGTGAGTCAAGTCCTCTTAGTACACCCAAATCTATGTTAAAAGATAATGAAGATATTCACTCAacctataaaagaattaataattctaaaaaaGAAAGTTTAATTGTACAAAAATCACCACGTTTAAATGGCAATATTGTAACTCCAAATGTACAACCTTGTAATAGATATAAATCGTCCTTATCGAAAAAGAAAGatgaaaaaaataaggaaaatgtGGAATGTATAAAGCCAAAACTTTTTGTTACCCCTGGCAAATCTCCACCAAATGCAAACTATAAAAAAAAGAAGTTATTTTTTCCTAGTATGAACAGTCCTAGAAAAAACACACCAGAACATATTTTAAAAAGCCCACATGCTGAAGGATTATACAGATTGAATTATAATACTATAATTTCACCAGTGGGTATGTATATAAGAGGTACTGATTTGCAACTGATAAAAAATGTACACGCTAAAAGAGATGATCAATTACTTTCATCTGCAAAAAAAGATATTAAAACAACTCCATATAGAAGTTCAAAAGAAACTCCACTATCAAAGGGTATAActaaaacacaaaaaaaaatATCACGGAAAATCGAATTATCTTCACCACTAGAAACGAATCGAGGTTCTAAACAGGAG GTAATTACACCTAAAACACCCGAGATTACTAGTACACCCAAAAGCCACTTTGTACTTCCTAAGGTTTCCTATAAACTTCCGTTACATGTGAAAACG ATAAAGGAAAACAATACATTTAAGACAGGAACTCGTGTAAAGAAATTGCTTGAAGCAGCAGAAAGCAGAGTTGTTATCCGACATCAAG GAAGGACTAATTCCATTAAGAAAAAGGAGACTATGGGAACATCAGAAAGCAGTGACATAGTCGAAATTAACTATGAACCAGAAGATGAATCTATACACGTTGAACAAGCAGCTACTAAAACGAATTATATTCATAAACAAAAAACATTTAATTTGCAATATAATTAG
- the Fabp gene encoding fatty acid binding protein, translating into MGVTEFLGKKYKLFSSENFDEFMKALGVGLMTRKMGSSVSPVVELTENNGLYTLKTTSPFKNSEIKFKLGEEFDEETPDGRKVKSVCTLEGNKLLQIQKGEKQTSIEREFTPTEMKAIMKVDDIVCTRVYKVQ; encoded by the exons ATGGGTGTAACGGAGTTCCTTGGAAAGAAGTACAAGCTGTTCAGCAGCGAAAACTTCGATGAATTTATGAAGGCGTTAG GTGTGGGCCTAATGACCCGTAAAATGGGCAGCAGCGTGAGTCCCGTAGTTGAATTAACGGAGAACAATGGTCTATACACGCTGAAAACGACTAGCCCGTTCAAAAACTCTGAAATCAAATTCAAGCTTGGCGAGGAGTTCGATGAAGAAACCCCAGACGGAAGGAAAGTAAAGAGTGTTTGTACCTTAGAAGGAAATAAACTCCTTCAAATTCAGAAGGGCGAGAAGCAGACCAGCATTGAGAGAGAATTCACGCCAACAGAAATGAAAGCA attatgaaggttgacgatataGTGTGCACGAGAGTATATAAGGTCCAATAA
- the LOC143180671 gene encoding cell cycle checkpoint protein RAD1: MNPDIESYKLVAKLGNLKTVVQLLKAINFKESATCLGTENGLKVTVEDAKCMQASAYIPAHVFQEFNLKEDVIFKINLNVLVECLYMFWSNINSQGSSVALQLFYKGSGHPITVLIEEDGIITDCSLKTQDPDELLDFHLEPDKVLNKVVLQTELLKDILSELDPTSDLIELLLSPSPPFFRISTAGLAGICHVELPHDGDLVDSFQCTTTATSGYKLSHIKPAMKALLYANKVSLRTDSCGLLCFQYMVKTEEGHTCYIEYYISPVIDPDE, from the exons ATGAATCCTGATATAGAAAGTTACAAGTTAGTTGCAAAGTTAGGAAATCTTAAAACTGTAGTTCAGTTATTGAAAGCAATTAACTTTAAAGAG AGTGCAACTTGTTTGGGAACTGAAAATGGCTTAAAAGTAACAGTGGAGGATGCAAAATGTATGCAAGCTAGTGCTTATATCCCAGCTCATGTGTTTCAAGAATTTAATTTGAAAGAAGACGTAATTTTTAAGATAAATTTGAATGTATTAGTGGAATGTCTTTACATGTTCTGGAGTAATATTAATTCTCAAGGAAGTTCAGTAGCATTACAACTTTTTTATAAA ggCAGTGGACATCCTATAACTGTGCTTATAGAGGAAGATGGTATCATAACAGATTGTTCCTTAAAAACTCAGGATCCTGATGAATTGTTAGATTTTCATCTGGAACCAGACAAAGTTTTAAATAAAGTAGTTTTGCAAACTGAATTATTGAAAGATATTTTGTCAGAACTTGACCCCACTAGTGATTTGATTGAG TTGCTTTTATCACCTTCTCCACCATTTTTCCGAATTAGTACAGCTGGTTTAGCTGGAATTTGTCATGTTGAGTTACCACATGATGGTGATTTAGTAGATAGTTTTCAGTGCACAACAACAGCTACATCTGGTTATAAATTGTCACATATTAAACCAGCTATGAAAGCATTGTTATATGCAAATAAAGTTTCCTTGAGAACCGATTCCTGTGGACTGTTATGTTTTCAATACATGGTTAAAACTGAGGAGGGACATACCTGTTACATAGAATATTAT ATTTCACCTGTAATAGATCCAGATGAATGA
- the LOC143180551 gene encoding uncharacterized protein LOC143180551 — MFDTEKFIEEIQKRPAIYDVNRSEYNDRNAKMAAWDEVCQVMVPNWARLTNEEKNVEEKNLRGKWRNIRDYFMKELKLQKSQKLGTPGRKRKNYMYFDQLLFLMPMVENKRGGTAINNCKFEESEGEVDNPVIEEYDVPLAHAAPSITTGRDYIQPGASYKMYPRHPKQLCETSFTSFDNEIHDMLSSPSSQRVAYDEDDYDKMFLLSLLPIMRQVPEEKKLDVRIQMEQVLALALRPPDNKQ; from the exons ATGTTCGATACGGAGAAATTTATCGAGGAAATCCAGAAACGACCTGCGATTTACGATGTGAATCGCAGCGAGTACAACGACCGTAACGCCAAGATGGCTGCGTGGGACGAGGTCTGCCAGGTGATGGTACCGAATTGGGCGCGCTTGACGAACGAGGAGAAAAACGTAGAAG AGAAAAATTTACGGGGGAAATGGCGAAATATCCGAGATTATTTCATGAAGGAGCTGAAGCTTCAGAAGTCGCAGAAATTAGGTACACCTGGTCGGAAGCGTAAAAACTACATGTATTTCGATCAGCTGCTGTTCCTTATGCCGATGGTGGAGAATAAAAG AGGCGGGACGgcgataaataattgcaaattcgAAGAAAGCGAGGGGGAAGTTGACAATCCTGTGATCGAGGAATACGATGTGCCATTGGCTCACGCCGCTCCCTCTATAACAACTGGCAGAGACTACATTCAACCGGGCGCTTCCTATAAAATGTACCCCCGTCATCCGAAGCAGCTTTGCGAGACGTCGTTCACGTCGTTCGATAATGAAATTCACGATATGCTGTCGTCGCCTAGCAGCCAGCGCGTTGCCTACGACGAGGACGACTACGACAAAATGTTTCTCTTGTCCTTGTTGCCAATCATGCGGCAAGTGCCGGAGGAGAAGAAGCTGGACGTCAGGATACAGATGGAACAAGTTCTCGCCCTGGCGCTTCGTCCCCCAGACAATAAGCAATGA
- the LOC143180672 gene encoding zinc finger SWIM domain-containing protein 7-like, with amino-acid sequence MTSNQQSVTNLFMSNVYDAKYSEFVNRVLKESSDSFKKEQKFVDTVLLNLYNIFGGIFERALELYEQGRVTLIYPSETVAVAPHSDRNNARYLIQVKGLSGAIYTFFPEINYCTCASFRSQVLNDRTLFTCKHVLAAWLATITKHKLSYQYITEKQFQHLLLYQVSYKQHES; translated from the exons ATGACGTCTAACCAACAATCAGTAACTAATCTTTTTATGTCTAATGTGTATGATGCAAAATATTCAGAATTCGTAAATAGAGTGTTAAAGGAGTCTTCAGACAGTTTTAAAAAAGAACAGAAAT TTGTAGACACGGTGCTACTAAATCTTTACAATATTTTTGGTGGTATATTTGAAAGAGCATTAGAATTATATGAACAAGGACGTGTAACACTTATTTATCCATCTGAAACAGTTGCTGTTGCGCCTCACAGTGATAGGAATAATGCTAGATATTTAATCCAAGTTAAGGGTCTTTCAGGAGCTATATATACATTTTTTCCAGAGATAAATTATTGCACATGTGCTTCCTTTAG GTCTCAAGTATTAAATGATAGAACTTTATTCACTTGCAAACATGTTTTAGCAGCTTGGTTAGCAACAATTACGAAACATAAATTGTCATACCAATACATAACTGAGAAACAATTTCAACATCTGTTGTTGTATCAAGTTTCTTATAAACAACATGAATCCTGA